Part of the Oscillibacter hominis genome is shown below.
GCCTGCGTGATCCTGCCCTATTTCAAGTGCAAGTACGACCTGAAAAGCACCACCAACGACTACGGCCTGATGGACTATGGAGCGGCCTGGGCGCTGGTGGAGAACATTCTGCTGGCCGCCACCGCCGAGGGGCTGGGCTCTGTGGTCCATATCCCGGTGAAGAAAGAGCCGGAGCAGATCAAGGCGTTTATGAAGATCCCGGATGGGTATGTTCTCCCGACGCTGATCCTGCTGGGCTATTCCAGCAAGGATGCGTTGGTTCCCTCTCAGGTCAAGGCCACGGTGGAGAACAAAGTTCACTGGAACAAGTGGTAAAATAGAAACGCGGAGGCGGCCCTATGATAGTCCAAGGAATCGAAACGAAAAGTGTCCTCACCAAATCAAACTTACCTGTCAGCGACTATTCGGTAAACCCCTATGGAGGGTGCGCCCACGCCTGCAAATACTGCTACGCCATCTTTATGAAGCGGTTTACAGGCCACACCGAGCCGTGGGGCGAGTTTGTGGACGTGAAATATTGGCCCGCCATCCGGCACCCGGAACGGTACGCGGGAAAGGAACTGTTTATCGGCTCCGTGACCGACCCCTATCAGCCGTTGGAGGAAACCTATGGCCGCACCAGGGCGCTGTTGGAACAAATGCGGGGGAGCGGGTGCAAAATCAGCATTGCCACCAAATCCGACCTCGTTTTGCGCGACCTTGATCTAATCAAGGCCTTTCCAAACGCCCGCGTGTCCTGGTCGATCAACACCTTGGACGAGGACTTTCGCAGGGAGATGGACGAGGCGGTGAGCATCGAGCGCCGTCTTGCCGCCATGAAAGCCTTTCACGACGCCGGAGTGCGGACGACCTGCTTCCTTTCTCCCATCTTCCCCGGCATCACCGACGTGCCCGCCATCATCCGCAGGGCCAAGGCACAGTGCAATCTTGTATGGCTGGAAAATCTGAACCTCCGGGGAAGCTACAAAGCGGCTATCCTGGAATACATTAAGAAAAAGCGCCCTGACCTGCTGCCGCTGTATCAGGCCATCTACCAGCGGAATGACCGCACCTATTGGGCCACCCTGGACGAAGAAATACGGGAGTTCACCGGGTTGGAGGGCCTCACCTATGTCCGGGACGACGACTCAATGCACCGTCCCTTTGAGGCCCCGCCTATCGTGGTCAACTTCTTTTTCCACGAGGAGATCAAAAAGTCGGCGAAGAAGGAGGCGGCCAAAAATGCCTGAACTGCCGGAGGTGGAAACCGTCAGGCGCATCCTGGAGCCTCAGCTTGCGGGCAGAACGGTTGGAACTGTGGAAGTTTACAACGAACAGATTATCGCCCATCCGAAGGCGGAGTTGTTTATGGCGCTCCTGCAAGGGCAGACGATTCAAAAGATCAGTCGCCGGGGAAAGTTTCTCACCCTCCATTTTGAGAGCGGAGACAGGCTCTCCCTGCACCTGCGGATGACAGGACAGCTTCTGGTCATGCCCAAGGGGGAGCCGCTGGAAAAGCACACCCACCTGATCCTGTCCCTCTCGGACAGCAATCAGCTCCGCTACATCGACGTGCGGCGGTTTGGCCGTTTTTGGTATTTCCAAAAGGGCGAAACGGACACCCTCACGGGCCAGGATGCGCTGGGGCCGGAGCCAACAGATCCCATTCTGGCCGCAGATTATTTGAAATCAAAGCTGGGCAGGCGAAAGAAAACCATCAAAGAAATGCTTCATGACCAGACGGTGGTGGCCGGGATCGGCAACATCTATTCCGATGAAATACTGTTTGTTGCAGGCATTTATCCGGGAGCAAAGTGCGACGCCCTCAGTGATGCTGACTGGGAGCGGTTGGCGAGTGCCATTCCGGAAGTCATCTTATGGGGAATCGACGCCGACCAAATGACCCCGGAGGAGTACCTGCGGGGGAAAGGCAAAGAATATCGAAACGCGGAGCATCTACGGGTTTATGGCCGCGCCGGGCAGCCCTGTCCGGCCTGTGGAGAGGCCCTTTGCCGCAAGGTAATCGGCGGCAGAA
Proteins encoded:
- the mutM gene encoding bifunctional DNA-formamidopyrimidine glycosylase/DNA-(apurinic or apyrimidinic site) lyase, producing MPELPEVETVRRILEPQLAGRTVGTVEVYNEQIIAHPKAELFMALLQGQTIQKISRRGKFLTLHFESGDRLSLHLRMTGQLLVMPKGEPLEKHTHLILSLSDSNQLRYIDVRRFGRFWYFQKGETDTLTGQDALGPEPTDPILAADYLKSKLGRRKKTIKEMLHDQTVVAGIGNIYSDEILFVAGIYPGAKCDALSDADWERLASAIPEVILWGIDADQMTPEEYLRGKGKEYRNAEHLRVYGRAGQPCPACGEALCRKVIGGRSSTYCPNCQKAFPAGAGSLQVKSQGDNQA
- a CDS encoding radical SAM mobile pair protein B, which encodes MIVQGIETKSVLTKSNLPVSDYSVNPYGGCAHACKYCYAIFMKRFTGHTEPWGEFVDVKYWPAIRHPERYAGKELFIGSVTDPYQPLEETYGRTRALLEQMRGSGCKISIATKSDLVLRDLDLIKAFPNARVSWSINTLDEDFRREMDEAVSIERRLAAMKAFHDAGVRTTCFLSPIFPGITDVPAIIRRAKAQCNLVWLENLNLRGSYKAAILEYIKKKRPDLLPLYQAIYQRNDRTYWATLDEEIREFTGLEGLTYVRDDDSMHRPFEAPPIVVNFFFHEEIKKSAKKEAAKNA
- a CDS encoding nitroreductase family protein gives rise to the protein MEFYEVIEKRRSIRQFEDKAIPPDMLERILTAGLKAPSSNHQRQWELVTLTDKAVIQELAKLIKPYPCRITEPKTPQQEMFKIAYPRQRTMVEEAACVILPYFKCKYDLKSTTNDYGLMDYGAAWALVENILLAATAEGLGSVVHIPVKKEPEQIKAFMKIPDGYVLPTLILLGYSSKDALVPSQVKATVENKVHWNKW